TAGCCATAGTGAACATTTTATCATCAACTTCAGGTAAGAAAAACAGACCTAAATATTATATTGATGATGTACAGTTTAGTTCACCATAAAGTTCGCTTTCCCTCTAAGGTAATTTCTGCActttggaaaaataaataaataaaaatagctaGAGAAACATCATATACTTTTATATAACAATGATATAATATTAAGTGTTCTGTACAATCAAGGATGCATGACTAATGTACTTACATGGTTCATTAATGTCTGTAATGCAGGGTACCCTGTATTAAATAAAACCCCATGACATTTAGCAAACTTTATGCACATAAAACACTTTGAATAGTTTTCCCAGTATAAAACACCAATGTAATATTATTTACCTTATACTCACTGGACCTGTGCATATTGCCTTTCTGATTAATTGCATAATGATATTTAATTACCTAGATTTAGTGAACTCTGACAAAGTTTTGGTGAAAATTATTAGTTTTCCATCAGTGCTGAGTCTTCTTTTGAGCCAGACGTCTGAGTCTATATGGTGATTGAGTTTCATTACAGCTAAAAAGGCCATTGAAGGACCAAGTCATATATCACTGCTTTTGTTGTCTTTTACTAGGTCTTTTCACACTGATTTTGGCTGCCATATTTCCAAGCAACAGTAGTGACAGGTTTACATTGTCAAAGTTTTTAGCAGTTTTACTGAGGTAAGTAAACAAATTTATGCAAATataaatttcaattaaattTCAACCTGAAATTGTGTGAATTCTAATCTTGGATAAATAAGACATTTAGTTTATTTAGACTGATGATTTGCTAAGCTCTGTGAGTCTTATCACATTAGGCCATGATTTGGAGAGTAACACTTTTATTCCACAGGtgtgtaaaacaaaacaaccaaaaaacTCTTATTTTACAGATAATCCTGAATTGCACAGTATGTGTTCTGAACACGACAATAATTATTTATAGCAGGTTTGTTGAAAGtgatggtttaaaaaaaatgttcctagGTAATTTCCCAGCATTTGGATCAATATAGTTAATTTGTACTGGTGGTTCAATATGAAGCCATATTTCTGCAGCCCTAAAGACATAAGGGTTGGGTCTGCTTATTTGACcttataaatgcatttatttatatcaTATGTTtagtgccactttacaataaggctacccttaTAAAGAgattatgaatggtttataagcaGGTTCTTAATTTGGTTGTAACAATTTGTAGATCATTATtacacaattataaacaagttTTATACCACAGTTTTTTTCTTATtgatgagttactaccatttataagtggcaaagggtagccttattgtaaagtggttcCATATGTTCTGTACTTTGATACTGTGAAATTAGTCTGTAGGCTGGATTTACATTTCTGTCATCCCTTTATAAGCATTGGAGGTGTGACTCTGGTGAGCTTCTCCACATCTGACAGCTCTGACGGAAATGCTGCTCTAGGTAAATGGCTTCTTTACTAATTTGCAAATTGCATCATTATAAATTACTCATTATAACTGTAAATATTATGAGTTTTGAATAATTAAGTATAGTCAGAAATATTAAGAAAAGTAGTTAAGCATTTGGTATATTAGATAAATGACAGACCTTCCTTCTAAATtgttaaaatagttttttttaaaccatataTTCAGGAGAACTATTCCTATGTTCAGTTtaattcattttacattttttaaaatacagtgtttgacaTAGATTATGTATTACAGCAATAAAAAGCTGAAAGGAAAACTAATCCAAATGACGACATagcaaaataattttaaacatcCTGTTCTAGTTACTGGAGAAATAAAATACGTGTCATACAAAGGTTATCTGGCTGCCCAATCTCCTGGCTATGTTAACCTGTCAGACATGAGTGATGTCAGAATGGAGTGATTAGTGGGTTAGTCAGACATAATGCTCAGAGCTCAACAGCTGGGGACTTTACTGCCATAAACAAATTATTGTAAATTACAATGTGGCCTCTGGTCTGATAGTGAGACCAGGGTTGTATATGTTAAATCTGGATGCCTTTTAAATGAGACGACAAATTTTGAAATCCATGCTTAACATTTATATGTGTACATGAGTTCGGTATTAGTTATTTAGTGTTATTTTCATTGGTTGTTCTTCCCAGATAGGGAATAAATAAGGTTTTAGGACCATTGCACTGCTACTACAGTCATTTTATTGTCAAGGCAtttactcaaaaagtatttgaaagaCTTTTTGAAACACAAAGGCATTATATGGGTGATGATTTGGAACTcattaaattttgagacagattgcCCCAAAATTGAAGTAGCAGCACATGGTGATAGCAAAAAAGGGACAGTTTCAGACACTTGATAATTTTTAGATGATAATTTCAAAGATCTTTGCCAGactttgcagacacattatatggatgaagatcaaataccaaaactgaagcaaagaTCAAAAGTGAGTAAAAGGAAGGGTCACTTAGATAAGATGTTTGACCTTGTGAACAGGATAACTTTATTTGATTATTACTCTATTATACtctattttgtttttgctgGATCTTATTGCCACTTCAAAAACATTATACGGATGAAAATCTACAGCTAAAAGTCTGCACCTGAGAGCATTTAAAGGGAGGCTTGCAGAGGTCATCTTGTGAACACAGCAGTCTGGGTgtgagatgattttctgaatattataaaataaattttataatttttttcatcACCTGCACCCTTGCTGGGCAAATTTTATCAGTAGCAGTCTGATAGCCAGCTGTGCGAAATTCATTGTGGGGAGCTCAACTAAATTTATTTGTGGGGAATTTAACAGACTATTCAGAGAGGAAGTCAACAGGCTCTGCTATGTATGAGGAATATGGTCGTAGTGGTCTCCAGACTAATATTACTTAGGGAGAATTCTGCAAATGTGAGAAATCAATTTCACTGCTAGGTCTCCTCCGTGCCCTGGGTTacaataaaaagtaaaacattatGTGAGCCTTTAGATTAAGGTATGGAGTCTGAGCAGAGGGTTGTGTGAGCAGGCACAGTTAAAAGGTGAAACTTAATACCAGATTGTGAAATGTGGTTGGGGGGGCTGCTTAGAGTACTTGGGGGAGGGGTTGCGATGGCAAACAAGCCCCCTACACACCTTTAAGCAACTGACAATGATATCCGTTTAATTACAGTCTGTTTCGAATATCAGATTAAAGGATAAATATGCTACAGTACTAGGGCCGCATGACATTGGAAAAATTTCAAATATGGCAATGCGATTTTGTTGCAACAGATATTGGCAAATTTGTAAAGCAGAAAATGAGTTTCAAATACATGTCTAAGATTGATTTAACCAGCAAGGATAAAAATGAGTGTGATTGGCTCAAAAATGAGTGTGATGCATGCTGagttcatgcaaaagcagcaacAGTAAACTTTAAATCTCAAgtataatcttgaaaaggaacagtcattaaaattgcaaaactttgTTTTCTATAACagacagtaaaaatgttttagtgaagctaacccccctcccccccccccccccccccccactgtagtTTGCAGACTGTACAGACTGTATGAAACAACCTGATCTCAACCCATCTGACTATCACGGTCCTTGTGGtgtgagaattgcatgtgcataacatacGATGTTGGTATTAAAATTGCACACCTACATACTatagccatttttcaaattcaaaataCCCTGCCTTGCgttgtgatgacatcattccGCGCCAGTACCCGTATTTACGGCatggaaaacaaacacaaagtaCTTTTTTGAAGTGCTGTGGAAAAGAGCCCTTGTGAACATCCTGCCTTTCAAACCTGGTGTTTGTTGTGGACATTCCATGTTTTGAGGTCCAATAACAATTAATTGGGATGCCATTCTACCCAATCACACTCCATCATTACTTCCATCATTTTGCACCTGAGCACTGAAATTTCTTAGTAGGACCTCGGAGTCCATAGGAGCTATTTCCTTGAGCACCTCACCCACTTCCTTTAAGAAGGTTGGGTATTCCAGACTCTTGTTTGGTGCATATGCACAGCAGTTTTCCTCTCTGCAACTAGCAACTGCGTAGAGGCAACCCTCTCGTTCAGCAGGAAAACCGCCAGCTGCATAGTCCTCCCCCTAGGACTTGTGAGTATCCTcacccccaaggtctggctCCAGAGCCCACTCTGTGCACGGAGGTAAGGCCAactgtactgtatgtagccGACTCTCTTATATCTCCCACACTAGCTTGGGCTCTTTCCTCACCAGAGAGGTAACAATCCATGTTCCCATCTAGTCCACTTTCTACTTATGCTTCCTGCCCAAATGGTCCTGCATCTGACCCCCATCTTGTCATGTTGTGGGTGGTGAGCCAGATTATGTGGGTGACCCAGCCACCAAGCACGTTCTCTAGCAAACACCACCCCCGGGCCTGCTCAAGGGGTAGATCTCAGTAAACTTATTCCAGACAGTAAATTAACTAAGTTAATATAAATTATATGTCATGTTGCTGAACATAGCAGTGAtttatttgacttttcattACTTTTTCTTTGCAATTCACCATtatgggtggcacagtggcagGTCGCACTCTTTGATTGGACATTGTGAATTTCACCCCTATTCTGTCTGGGCTCAGTTTGCATTTTCATCCTGTTTTGCATGGATTTCCTCTAGATAGTTTAGTTTCTTTCCACAGTCCTAAGGTAAATTGCCGTCTCTAAAATTACCTATACGATATGCCTGTGTCTAAGTGTTAGTGTTTGTATTCCCTGCAAAGGAGTGACATCCTTTTCAGAGTTTACCAATGCCTTGTGCTACTGtataagtggatggatggatggatggatggataatgacaaatgtaatttggaatattTGATCTAGAGTTAAATGGGTATGTTCTGTTATTTTGCAGCTGCAGGTTGCTTTTACTGTTATCTGACCAATTACATGTACAAATGTCAGTGCTTACCATTTTGCTGTATGGATATACAAGCTTATTCAACAGTAGCGCTTAAACTTAAGACCTGACTCTGTGATATAAGTTGGATAACATTCAATCAGGAGCATTTTTCCCCTTCTTGaatatatttttccattttacaAAGGCTGTTTATAAATTGACTAATGTGCACCCAATTTAACAGGTCCTTGTAGATAATTAGTTTAGGAAATAATCAGTATGTCTTGATGTTGCTGGTTGATTGTTCAGTCCACTTCCTTAGCTCCCAAAGTGGAACATCAGTAAGAAATGACAGTGAAATATTAAATTGTATCGAGATTAAAAAGGAGCTTTCCCACTCCTTACATTACATCAGAGATTTAATGTTGAATGTAGAGCCTATAGAGTATGGTTTCTGTGTTTGGTGATTGTTGTccaaatcaaaaaaaaaaaacagctcataTGAACCTGGAAACAAAGATCAAGCATACGTCATGCATTTTGAACATTGCTCTGGACAGTGTTGTGTTTTGTCTTGAGTTAGAGGTGATTCCTCCTTGCTTTGTGCTTGCACTAACACTCTGGCCTGCCGGCTTCCCATTTATGTCCAGGAATTATTTGGTCTCTGGCAGGAGCCATCCTCTATGCTGTTTATATTGTGGTGATCAAACGGAAAGTTGAGCGGGAGGATAGACTGGACATACCCATGTTCTTTGGTAAGTGGGCTTGGAAAAggtgaactgtgtgtgtgtctttctgaAGTACCAGATAAATTCAAGGCAGTTTTGCCTTTAAATGTTTGGATTAACTGTATGTCTCAGCTGATTTTTGGTTATTCTCATATATTAGCCTGAGAACATAGTTCATCTATGTGGCACGTGCTTATcaactttttttcccccgtgTACTTGAATTTCCTCCTAAGGTCCAAAGGCATCAAATGACATGAATGAATAGGAGCGTTATTTTGTGTTATCATGCATTTATAAATCCAGTGTACactacaaataaaattttgaGAACTTGTAACAACTCCAGTCAGGGATGCACATCAGGGATGCACATAAAATGCACACGCAGCAATTTCTTGTCACAGCAGCCTACATAATAAATTAAGTACACATTTGTTCTAAGACAAAAAATTGCCATGTGTATCACTTTATATTGCGAATGCACACGTTTAAGTCATGTTCATTGCTACCATGGCTAGCAAAAAGAATGACAAAAGAGGCATTTCCCAAAAACATGTTCAGATCTTCAGGTactgattcctttataaatattaatgaaccTTCCCCTGCCATCCTACATTTCAGAAATTTACGTGCCGGCACTGTTACTATGTGCATATAACTGCTGTACGGGAAAGTCAAAGTATACAACCCAGAAGTACAGTAGGAGTATCTTTATTTTACCCCCAAAATTTATTGTTTTCAGATTGATGTGTTGAACTGCTACCCTAATAATCAATTCATCACAATGCATCGATGCATATTTACACCCCTAGTGTTTCCTCCTGGTACTCTGGCTTTCTGTCAAAGTTCAAAGACGAAACATTTTTTGTTATACATGCAAGGAATGTGTCTGCTTGTTGAAtcccagtttactgtatgttgATTGAAATTAATTTAGTAGTTGGGTGGAAATTAGTGATATACAAGCAACGTGGACCAGCCTCTAGAATCGAGGTGCAATGCAGTTTAATGTATGATCTACATCTTTTTTTGCTATGAACCTGAAAAAATAAGAGATGTGCACCCCTCTTATAAggagttttgttttgttgaaaatatGAACATTACATTGCATTGGTTCTCAACCTAGGCTTCGTGGGGCTCTTCAACCTGTTCCTGCTGTGGCCGGGTTTTCTTTTGCTGCACTACGCAGGCCTTGAGCCCTTTGAGTTACCCAGCAAGCTGGTGTGTATGTATATCATCATCAACGGACTGATTGGAACAGTGCTCTCTGAATTTCTATGGCTGTGGTATGTACAAGATATTGTTAAATCACTGGGTTATTGTAATTCAACCACTGGAGTGAACCTCGAATAATGATGAATTCTGGGATGGAGCTGTATTTGGATCAGAATATAATACAAATAACTTTCATTAATATGACTGTACAAAGAGTAGTCTACCAATTTCAGTCAATGGACTTTCCAttcaaaaaatgtttaatttcctGTATCCTGAAATTTGACGTCATGTTCATATCCAGGCTTTTCACTCTGGGTTGCTGTTGGTAGATCAGTGTATGTGTGacatttttgttatatattatgtatatatcaCCTTGTTAGTATTTCCATTTTATAGACTTTTGCGTCTGCATTTCCCTCATTGTAGTAACCATTGACCCTAGGAATTTGCCTGTCTTTATAATACATGCTAAGCAGTAGTAAACTAaaattgttttaattgttttcCCTGTAAATAAAATTTCATTCATCTGTTTTTTGCTCAGTGTAGCCCTACTGATGCATTTGTACCCACACTACTGAACAGCTTTAAACTTTTTGGCTTTGAGAGTGATATTCTTTACCTGGTACTTTTATGGTTAATGTCCTAATATTTTTTCTTCCCATAGGGGCTGTTTCCTCACCTCATCACTGATAGGCACCCTTGCACTGAGCCTTACAATACCATTGTCAGTTATAGCTGATATGTGTATTCAGAAGGTAAGTGCTGTGCAATTAACGGAACTCCTCTGTATGTCATGTCATTggctattatttatttacttttttctcCCAGGTACAATTTTCCTGGCTGTTTTTTGCCGGAGCAATCCCAGTCTTTCTGTCATTCTTCATTGCAACCTTTTTAAACAACTACAACAACTGGGATCCAGTTATGATTGGACTGCGTAGAGTGTTCGCTGTCCTCTGCCGAAAACACCGTATGCAAAGGCAAGCGAATCAATGTTATATGATCAGTGTTCTGGTGCATTTATTACATTACAGAATTTCTGTTTTGTTGAAATGGTATAatgaaaattacatttacaaaaaCCAACAGCTAGGTTTGGACACTTTTAAAACTTCTTTTTAAAGTTCTTTTTTGACGGTTTAGTTCTGAGACCATTCTTAATAGTGAACTTGTTGAGGAGATTTTCATGCTGTGCAATATATTAATTAAGCCCTTTGTGGTGGTTCCTCACAAATTCAGAAATCAACAAAGCCGTTCATCCCTCTTTCAAAACCATTCATACAGGGTgtgaggcaggggacaggatgtcagtccactCTAGTACACATTAAAGGCAATTTGGAGACATCAGTTCACGTAACcaggcaaactgcacacactgcTAGAAACCTGAATCAAACAGAAAAAGCCCTGAAATAGTTAGAGCTGGCCcattatttgtattttgtaattcatttattgtctttaatttactttaCGTTTATCATCTTTTTTATTGCATAACACTGTGGTCATACCCCCAAACAAATTAAACCTCCCCATTTTGCTAAGTTTGGCATGCTTAGATTGACTATAGAGAGGCAGGAGCAGTAAACAGGAATTAATACTCACCTTAAATTTTGATGTGTCCTGCAGGCTTCCAGAGGACAGTGAGCAGTGTGAGAGTCTAATTCCCTTACATTCTGTCTCCAAAGATGAGCGAGCTCATGAGTTGACAGCCAGTCATTAGGTAGGAAAAAAGTACTTTTACTGTTTGTTCCCTGCAGTTTTGACAGTAAATCCTTTTTTTTGGACAATGTAGGAAATGTCCATTGGTAGCTTTAATCATGAGTTGTGATTATACTTCTAAATTTCTCTGGAACCTTCAAAATTTAAGAGCATCAATATTTGTCACTAGTTTTTCCTTCATtgctttaaatacatttaaatattctgtcaatttttaaatataattctaaataaaaaaactaaacttaaaaactgtttttaagaaaaaaagtttGAGCCTTTTTGAATTTTCtggatttcagaatgttttataAAATGTGATATAGTCTTCTGTTTAatgataaaaacacacacaacattCTACATAACCAAATCTTTATTTAACAAATGATTCAAGCAATAATACTGACAATGATAATGACCTTTTGAAAAGAGGGTAATTGGAGTCTGTTATTCCAATACGTTTCAAATATGGACTTGACCTGCCCTACTATATAGAAAACCATAATTACTTGCATTTCACAACAGTATCCTAAGTGTAATATGGTCCAATCAGAATGAAATTTTGGAGAAAAAATTGCTTAAAGATATTAAATGTATGTGTTATTATTGTGACAGAGATGAAGATCAGGGGGCCTGTATTACAAAGTAGGATTTTTTTGCTTGATTGGATAACTTGTCCCCAGCTTAAATGAACTTAATCTATGAGTTCTACCGAAAACTCATGGTACAATAAAATGGCATCATGGTACGACTTGAAAAAATGTACTTTATAAAAACCCTCTATTTGAATACAGTACTAGCAATTGGAACTTCCCCATATGTGAtatgtcattgaactcattATTTTCCGTGCTGTTAGTTTCTTCCTGTACCTGCTTTGTGATGTTGGCAGGTTATTGGGTGGCTAAGAGGGCCGTCATAAGGGAGGATCAGTAGTCTCCATGTTAGGAGATGGTTGGCTGGAAAGTCTTGCCATTCAGGGTAGCCGGAATGGATTGGCTCATATGCGGGGTCATTTTGTTACTGTATGTAGGCCAAGAGTTATGCATTGAATCCTATAAAAAATGTGCAGGCACAGTGTATGTGCTGAAATCCACGGGTGAAATCCGGTGACATCACGGATGCCATATTTACAAGAGTAGTGTTCTTCTATTTTTGAACATTTTAGCTTGTTTTTAGAGTAAAGGCCTATAATGGATATCAGTCTTTAGACCCTTAAGGGGATACAAATGCTGAAATCATCATACTTTATGTGGTGAGAGTGTCCTGTTATTCCTgtaaacaaacaggaagtgcataCTTCCCCTAACGGCCATATTGAAATGCTAACAAATGTTATTAATACTTTTATTTAAGTGACTTTATGCTGGGTAATGTTTTTAATGGTTGGAAACTTGTGTATCGATGTGATTAGTAGTAGTTTTCAGTCAGAATGTTTTTAATTGCAAtgtttcttgattttttttttaaatttgattaGGGGGCGGGGCAAGCTAAGCGTTTGCTTCTGCCTTCattctttaataaaataaaaagtagtCAACCATAACCTAAGCAATTTGGCATGAATTGTCTTTGGCAATGAATGGCTGAACTACAGTGCATCTGGAAAGTATTCACAGTGCATCACTCTTTCCACATTTTATGTTACAGCCTTAttccaaaattaatttaatccaTTTTTCTCCTCAAAATTCTACACACAACACcctatatttattaaaaataaaaaaaattgagaagTCACATGTACATAAGCATTCACAGCCTCTGAGAATCATCTACTCTGTTGATGCACCTTTGGCAGCAATTACAGCCTCAGGTCTTTTTGAATATGATACCACAAGCTTGGCACACCTATCCTTGGGCAGTTTGGCCCATTCCTCTTTGCAGCACCTCTCAAGCTCCATC
This window of the Paramormyrops kingsleyae isolate MSU_618 chromosome 1, PKINGS_0.4, whole genome shotgun sequence genome carries:
- the LOC111860689 gene encoding solute carrier family 35 member F5 isoform X3, with the protein product MFILYLLGFLVWKPWRQQCSGRFRGRPKAFFADGEAYLTACPTDHSLNNSLSEPLYVPLKFQDVSTEPNSNSSGNCDRSPKKHRVRFSNIMEVRQLPSTQALEAKLSRMSYPAAKDHETLLKTVDKLTVIEVAKISFLFFFVWFLANLSYQEALSDTQVAIVNILSSTSGLFTLILAAIFPSNSSDRFTLSKFLAVLLSIGGVTLVSFSTSDSSDGNAALGIIWSLAGAILYAVYIVVIKRKVEREDRLDIPMFFGFVGLFNLFLLWPGFLLLHYAGLEPFELPSKLVCMYIIINGLIGTVLSEFLWLWGCFLTSSLIGTLALSLTIPLSVIADMCIQKVQFSWLFFAGAIPVFLSFFIATFLNNYNNWDPVMIGLRRVFAVLCRKHRMQRLPEDSEQCESLIPLHSVSKDERAHELTASH
- the LOC111860689 gene encoding solute carrier family 35 member F5 isoform X1, with amino-acid sequence MVWCIVMNRVSSFQSGVLAQRRRTALGIIVLLLVDVIWVASSELTLYIFKHEEYNKPFFSTFAKTSMFILYLLGFLVWKPWRQQCSGRFRGRPKAFFADGEAYLTACPTDHSLNNSLSEPLYVPLKFQDVSTEPNSNSSGNCDRSPKKHRVRFSNIMEVRQLPSTQALEAKLSRMSYPAAKDHETLLKTVDKLTVIEVAKISFLFFFVWFLANLSYQEALSDTQVAIVNILSSTSGLFTLILAAIFPSNSSDRFTLSKFLAVLLSIGGVTLVSFSTSDSSDGNAALGIIWSLAGAILYAVYIVVIKRKVEREDRLDIPMFFGFVGLFNLFLLWPGFLLLHYAGLEPFELPSKLVCMYIIINGLIGTVLSEFLWLWGCFLTSSLIGTLALSLTIPLSVIADMCIQKVQFSWLFFAGAIPVFLSFFIATFLNNYNNWDPVMIGLRRVFAVLCRKHRMQRLPEDSEQCESLIPLHSVSKDERAHELTASH
- the LOC111860689 gene encoding solute carrier family 35 member F5 isoform X2 → MLFGWPPLSLPCIYSSTRSTTNHSSALLPRHPCSSCTCWDFWCGSLGGSSALADSEFADGEAYLTACPTDHSLNNSLSEPLYVPLKFQDVSTEPNSNSSGNCDRSPKKHRVRFSNIMEVRQLPSTQALEAKLSRMSYPAAKDHETLLKTVDKLTVIEVAKISFLFFFVWFLANLSYQEALSDTQVAIVNILSSTSGLFTLILAAIFPSNSSDRFTLSKFLAVLLSIGGVTLVSFSTSDSSDGNAALGIIWSLAGAILYAVYIVVIKRKVEREDRLDIPMFFGFVGLFNLFLLWPGFLLLHYAGLEPFELPSKLVCMYIIINGLIGTVLSEFLWLWGCFLTSSLIGTLALSLTIPLSVIADMCIQKVQFSWLFFAGAIPVFLSFFIATFLNNYNNWDPVMIGLRRVFAVLCRKHRMQRLPEDSEQCESLIPLHSVSKDERAHELTASH